A window from Garra rufa chromosome 14, GarRuf1.0, whole genome shotgun sequence encodes these proteins:
- the mtnr1ba gene encoding melatonin receptor type 1B-A, producing the protein MPENVSLIRNRTEVGQGRAWGSGAGARPAWVVTVLASVLIFTSVVDVLGNVLVIISVLRNRKLRNAGNAFVVSLAFADLLVVCYPYPLVLHAMLHAGWLPGEMECKVSGFLMGASVIGSIFNITAIAINRYCFICQANTYEKIYGRAGTLALLTLVWVFTAIAILPNLALGSLTYDPRVYSCTFSQTTSAGYTIAVVTVHFLLPIAVVTFCYLRIWVLVLRVRRRVTTDVRPRLRPSELRHFLTMFVVFVLFAVCWAPLNLIGLAVAVDPPRVAPMVPDWLFVVSYFMAYFNSCLNAVVYGLLNQNFRREYRRILLSLCKPRLFLQETSRGGTERSNKQSPGNNNNDDQPKANTI; encoded by the exons ATGCCCGAGAATGTCTCCCTCATCAGGAACCGGACGGAAGTCGGGCAGGGTCGCGCTTGGGGTAGCGGAGCAGGCGCGCGTCCAGCATGGGTCGTCACGGTGCTGGCCAGTGTGCTGATCTTCACAAGCGTGGTGGATGTGCTCGGTAACGTGCTGGTGATCATCTCGGTGCTCAGAAATAGAAAACTGAGAAACGCGG GCAATGCGTTTGTAGTAAGCCTGGCTTTCGCCGATCTCCTGGTGGTCTGCTATCCCTACCCTCTGGTCTTGCACGCCATGCTCCATGCAGGCTGGTTGCCTGGAGAGATGGAGTGTAAGGTCAGCGGCTTCCTGATGGGAGCGAGCGTCATCGGCTCCATCTTCAACATCACCGCTATCGCCATCAACCGGTACTGTTTCATCTGCCAGGCCAACACCTACGAGAAAATCTACGGCCGCGCCGGAACCCTGGCGCTACTGACATTAGTCTGGGTGTTTACCGCCATCGCCATTCTTCCAAACCTGGCGCTGGGGTCGTTAACCTACGATCCTCGCGTTTACTCATGCACATTTAGTCAGACGACAAGCGCGGGGTACACCATCGCAGTGGTGACCGTGCACTTCCTGCTTCCTATTGCGGTAGTTACTTTCTGCTATTTAAGGATTTGGGTGCTGGTGCTTCGTGTGAGGAGGCGGGTCACAACCGACGTCAGGCCACGCCTCCGTCCGAGCGAGCTGCGCCACTTCTTGACCATGTTTGTCGTCTTTGTGCTGTTTGCCGTTTGCTGGGCGCCGCTGAATCTGATTGGCCTGGCTGTAGCAGTGGATCCACCCCGTGTAGCGCCCATGGTTCCTGATTGGCTGTTTGTGGTGAGTTATTTCATGGCGTATTTCAACTCCTGTCTGAATGCCGTAGTGTACGGACTGCTCAATCAGAACTTCCGCAGAGAATATCGAAGAATACTTCTGTCACTTTGTAAGCCACGCCTCTTCCTGCAGGAGACGTCGAGGGGCGGGACTGAGCGCAGCAACAAACAATCACCTGGAAACAACAATAACGACGATCAGCCCAAAGCGAACACAATTTAA